The Phyllopteryx taeniolatus isolate TA_2022b chromosome 9, UOR_Ptae_1.2, whole genome shotgun sequence genome contains a region encoding:
- the LOC133484062 gene encoding uncharacterized protein LOC133484062, with protein MDRISRHSRGVEGVRFGCLSIAFLLFAHDVVLLASSSRDRQLSLERFAAECEAAGMRISTSKSETVVLSRKRVECPLWVGDEILPQVEEFKYLWVLFTSEGGMERESDRPIGAASTVMRTLYRSVVVKKELSRKAKLSIYWSISVPTLTYGHELWVVTERKRSRIQAAEMSFLRRVSGLSLRDWVRSSVIREGLRVEPLFRMPPGHLPGEVFQTPGTPQYTVERLRLSACLGTPRYPLERVGGSGCGEGSLGFPAEATPPATRPWISGRQWMDGCIVAVGLGFGTNSIYAAQLSITVQQPVCCQKT; from the coding sequence atggacagaatttctaggcacagccgaggcgtagagggtgtccggtttggttgcctcagtattgcatttttgctttttgcacatgatgtggttctgttggcttcttcaagccgtgatcgccaactctcactggagcggtttgcagccgaatgtgaagcggctgggatgagaatcagcacctctaaatctgagaccgtggtcctcagtcggaaaagggtggagtgccctctctgggtcggggatgagatccttccccaagtggaggagttcaaatatctttgggtcttgttcacgagtgagggaggaATGGAACGCGAGAGCGACAGGccgatcggtgcagcgtctacagtgatgcggactttgtatcggtccgttgtggtgaagaaggagctaagccgaaaggcgaagctctcgatctACTGGTCAAtctccgttcctaccctcacctatggtcacgagctgtgggtcgtgaccgaaagaaaaagatcccggatacaagcggccgaaatgagtttcctccgcagggtgtccgggctttcccttagagattgggtgagaagctcggtcatccgggaggggctcagagtagaaccgctgtttaggatgcctcctggacacctccctggtgaagtgttccagaccccggggacgccccagtacacggtggagagactacgtctctcggcttgcctgggaacacctcggtaTCCCCTCGAAAGAgttggaggaagtggctgtggagagggaagtctgggcttccctgctgaagctactccccccgcgacccgaccttggataagcggaagacaatggatggatggatgtattgtcgCGGTGGGGTTAGGCTtcggaactaattccatttatgccgctcaaCTTTCTATAACTGTGCAACAACCAGTTTGCTGTCAGAAAACGTAG